One genomic window of Paenisporosarcina antarctica includes the following:
- a CDS encoding protein adenylyltransferase SelO produces the protein MTNEKEVIESGWNLDNSYARLPEVFFTTFTPDAVRLPGLIMFNSSLAKSLGLNGDALQSKYGVAELAGNKIPEGAMPLAQAYAGHQFGNFNMLGDGRALLLGEQLTPDGERFDIQFKGSGRTPYSRGGDGRAGLAQMLREYIISEAMHALDIPTSRSLAVVTTGESVLRETELPGAILTRVAASHIRVGTFQYAANFGSIEEVRELADYTIERHYPEIEADDNRYISFLQEVIKRQASLIAKWQLVGFIHGVMNTDNMTISGETIDYGPCAFMDAYDPATVFSSIDRQGRYAYGNQPYIGGWNLARFAETLLPLLDDDQDKAIKMATDAIGEFNKYYHANWFAGMRARLGIFNEEKQDETLIEDLLSMMKKYEADYTNTFLALTFDTMEETVLFGTAEFSKWNDMWQARLGKQQETKADSHQLMRNSNPALIPRNHQVEAALEASVKNGDNSVMERLLAVLANPFAHTPEQAEYCAVPTESTIPYQTFCGT, from the coding sequence ATGACAAACGAAAAAGAAGTAATAGAATCAGGATGGAACTTAGACAATAGTTATGCCCGTCTGCCAGAAGTGTTTTTTACTACTTTCACTCCAGATGCTGTACGATTACCAGGATTGATTATGTTTAATTCTTCGTTGGCTAAGTCTCTTGGATTGAACGGCGATGCGCTCCAAAGCAAATACGGTGTAGCGGAACTTGCTGGTAACAAAATTCCAGAAGGTGCAATGCCGCTTGCTCAAGCTTACGCGGGACATCAATTCGGGAACTTTAATATGTTAGGGGACGGTCGAGCTCTTTTACTTGGAGAGCAACTCACTCCTGATGGTGAGCGGTTTGATATTCAGTTCAAAGGTTCAGGTAGAACGCCTTACTCTCGAGGCGGCGATGGCCGAGCAGGACTGGCACAGATGCTACGCGAATACATCATCAGCGAAGCTATGCATGCGCTTGATATTCCGACCAGCCGAAGTCTAGCAGTGGTGACAACCGGTGAATCAGTACTCCGTGAAACCGAACTACCTGGTGCAATTCTGACCCGTGTAGCTGCTAGTCACATTCGCGTCGGTACTTTTCAATACGCTGCAAACTTTGGCTCAATTGAGGAAGTTCGCGAACTGGCTGACTATACAATAGAGCGTCATTATCCTGAAATTGAGGCTGATGACAATCGTTATATATCGTTCCTGCAGGAAGTAATCAAACGTCAAGCTTCGCTGATTGCTAAATGGCAATTGGTTGGCTTTATCCACGGGGTGATGAACACTGACAACATGACCATTAGTGGAGAAACCATTGACTATGGTCCTTGTGCCTTCATGGATGCCTATGATCCAGCAACAGTATTTAGTTCCATTGACCGTCAAGGCCGCTATGCCTATGGTAATCAACCGTATATTGGCGGATGGAATCTCGCGCGATTTGCAGAAACTCTCTTACCGCTATTAGATGATGATCAGGACAAGGCAATCAAAATGGCGACAGATGCGATTGGAGAATTTAATAAGTACTATCACGCAAATTGGTTTGCAGGAATGAGAGCAAGACTAGGAATTTTCAACGAAGAGAAACAGGATGAAACCCTTATTGAAGACCTCCTGAGTATGATGAAGAAGTATGAGGCAGACTATACTAATACCTTCCTCGCATTGACTTTTGATACGATGGAGGAAACGGTCCTATTTGGCACCGCAGAATTTTCTAAGTGGAATGACATGTGGCAGGCGAGGCTAGGCAAGCAGCAGGAAACGAAAGCTGATTCGCATCAGTTGATGAGAAACAGTAATCCTGCGCTAATTCCTAGAAATCACCAGGTAGAAGCGGCACTAGAAGCCTCAGTGAAAAATGGTGACAATAGCGTGATGGAGCGGCTTCTTGCTGTTCTTGCAAATCCTTTCGCGCACACACCCGAACAAGCTGAATACTGCGCAGTGCCTACGGAATCAACCATTCCTTACCAAACTTTTTGTGGGACATGA
- a CDS encoding tetratricopeptide repeat protein: protein MSAVINDELTRISNSFIADGLSSREYRELDTRIGKWNLELRDLFEEELIEILALESFYYIERAEFWINYLKKQIAKQPRKQVIDVLTLWQQPFLLFGQITQELENELIVKDDLRDISYAIPGKITESHLGEWMLGIVLPDSRRGEHGLTGTDGIMFIHNDSSGIVARIRDTLKSSDKDVLDVYRLFGQMEKVYDFTTFQQQVVDLTQQYLADHSYEEDIVLPMLTGFLLNNEVNAKKPSAVAAGVIQVAHDFELIGSAYSTLKEIGAYFNVSSATVSKYRDQVGDFVMSKIEHSKEENSEQIASPELSVDIGTDPRGTERFMWEMVKRTQQQSFETAESLNAFLSGKMNEEYQPVNKEEQAQLFCYKAYEAETEELRVQLANEAADKNSNIADVHLLLAEQSTHKIIKENHYLKAIRSSIENVDFTIDQAWNYVLNRPYLRALFTYGAWLITENRHTDALKQFSHIFEINPQDHQGVRWLLVVTYMHLGFYEEADQVLNQLNSDNHQAIFFYLELVMDRKELDLAINHVDMSHGEKLNKHVIAMVAEGKDPGAFPRSLTIQAGSMDEAKLIYWMISGLI from the coding sequence TTGTCAGCAGTAATAAATGATGAACTTACACGAATTTCCAATAGCTTTATAGCAGATGGATTAAGCTCCCGCGAATATAGGGAACTAGATACACGTATAGGGAAGTGGAATTTGGAACTTCGTGACCTATTTGAAGAAGAATTAATCGAAATACTAGCATTAGAAAGCTTCTATTATATAGAACGAGCAGAATTTTGGATCAACTATTTGAAAAAACAAATAGCCAAACAGCCACGAAAGCAAGTGATTGATGTGCTCACTTTATGGCAGCAACCCTTTCTTTTGTTCGGTCAAATAACACAAGAACTGGAGAATGAGCTAATTGTAAAAGATGACCTACGGGATATATCCTATGCGATACCTGGAAAAATAACGGAATCACATTTAGGAGAATGGATGCTTGGGATTGTCTTACCTGATTCGCGTCGTGGAGAACATGGACTTACAGGAACAGATGGGATCATGTTCATTCACAACGATTCTTCAGGTATAGTTGCCCGAATTCGAGATACCCTGAAGTCTTCTGATAAAGACGTCTTGGATGTCTATCGTTTGTTTGGACAAATGGAGAAGGTCTATGACTTCACTACTTTTCAACAACAAGTGGTGGACTTAACTCAGCAATATTTGGCAGACCATTCATACGAGGAAGATATTGTACTGCCTATGCTAACTGGTTTTTTACTGAATAATGAGGTTAATGCTAAAAAACCAAGTGCAGTTGCTGCAGGAGTCATTCAAGTTGCCCATGATTTCGAGCTAATAGGTTCAGCATATTCGACGTTGAAAGAGATTGGCGCATACTTCAATGTGTCAAGTGCTACGGTATCGAAGTATCGAGACCAAGTGGGTGATTTTGTAATGTCTAAAATAGAACACTCAAAAGAAGAAAACTCGGAGCAAATTGCATCACCTGAACTTTCAGTAGACATAGGTACTGATCCACGTGGAACAGAAAGATTTATGTGGGAGATGGTCAAACGGACACAACAGCAGTCGTTTGAAACTGCAGAATCGTTAAATGCGTTTTTGAGTGGGAAAATGAATGAGGAATACCAACCTGTAAATAAGGAAGAGCAAGCACAGTTGTTTTGCTATAAAGCGTATGAAGCCGAAACAGAGGAATTGCGCGTACAACTTGCAAACGAAGCTGCGGATAAAAACTCAAATATAGCTGATGTTCACCTATTACTGGCTGAGCAGTCAACACATAAAATAATCAAAGAAAACCATTATTTAAAAGCGATTCGTTCTTCAATCGAAAACGTGGACTTTACAATCGATCAGGCCTGGAATTATGTATTGAATCGTCCATATTTGCGAGCTCTTTTTACCTATGGAGCATGGTTGATAACAGAAAATCGGCATACAGATGCTTTGAAGCAATTTTCACATATCTTTGAGATAAATCCACAGGATCATCAAGGAGTTCGTTGGTTACTAGTGGTTACCTATATGCACCTAGGATTTTATGAAGAGGCTGACCAAGTGTTGAATCAACTGAATTCAGACAATCATCAAGCAATCTTCTTTTATTTAGAATTAGTTATGGATCGCAAAGAATTAGATTTAGCTATTAACCATGTTGACATGTCCCATGGAGAAAAGTTAAATAAGCATGTAATCGCTATGGTGGCAGAAGGAAAGGACCCTGGAGCATTTCCACGATCACTTACCATTCAAGCTGGCAGTATGGATGAAGCCAAACTTATTTATTGGATGATAAGTGGCTTGATTTAG